The nucleotide window aagcaatcttaacacaatcgtgttgTAGgacaatggtacacaaattcatattatattccggtgtacctcttaacggttctttcaccatcgagcgaacattttgtgatatccattgcttttcatcttcgctcgaaaacattgtttatttgtttcgttttcaattgaaaatcctatgagatttgtttgaAACAGGCACTCAGATTCACTTCATTTAGCcctcatttgatttcaaacacggtgatacttgttcgatcaccgctattattgaattatttcgatcactacgacaccttgtggtgtcagtatgaacttgtagcttgggctaatcatgatcgagcatttcatgcaaaacacaggcggtacttgttcgatcaccgctattgCTGAATTGTTGCATTAACTACGACACCCTGTGGCGTCGGtctaaacttgtagcttgtgctaattaCAATCAGTCGTTTCATGCAGAACTATttatgcttttcgtttgacacatcattcaaatagtcttaatgcaattatgtattaagacgatgatacaccaggttcggttgtatttcgtttcggtgtatccttgcagcTCAATAATGTCAACACGTTGGTTTTATCTTATTCGTTTATTGGTTCAacagttgacaaatcatttcatGATTCTATCTATTTGAGCttgttgaattcgagtttcaaTCGTACAATAACCAACGCAAGTTTACGTTGGTAGTGAATTCtgttgtttcaaaaattgatttgcatattgtgaacgttcatttggaattctattggtcgaaATTCCTTTTTGTTGAACCCCGTAAACTTGATcgcattggtgatagtatcacaacatctcgttcacttgacatcgatttctggaaaaaaaaaactcaggtgaaccgttgggttcttattgattCAAAATGTCTTTACACTCACGTAATCTGAAAAAGTCTTGATTCGATTACGCAGTCACTCACTTtgttattattcggacttacctaggaacgacacaactcggaggagataacatagactaaatttcgaggacgaaatttctgcaacagggggagaatgtgacaaccggtaattaacggcttctaataaCGTGATTAACAAATGTTTAAggcaataataaatagtgtttaaggcatgaattaacttaattaggctattggaatgcctaggaacaCCTATTCGAGTTTACAGTACGCGAATGATAATCCACGAAGAAACTGCGTAACGATAAACGAGAACGAACTGATGCCGTACAAAATACTGGCCACGCCGAAAAATACGAAGTTTATACGTATTACTTATAGTTATGAATATGGTTATAAAAAAATGCATTTAAACATGATTATATAATATCTGGATTTAACatgtatctacattaataaagaTTTagctttttctttttcaaaatacCCAATGTATACGTGTGTGTATACAATTCTATATGATTAATTTATATGGTCCCTATATATTTCAATTGAGtaaataatatttcaaccaaaaTACAATAGTTTTATCTAGACAATTATCTGTCATATATTAGATCACCATTCCATACTCTAGactatttattatataaaatgtCTTCCCTTATACCTCATGATTCCATATCTTTGACCACAAATCTTTGTCTGACAAAAAGTAATGTATAACATGGGAACTCTACATATatataaaaaggaaaaaaaaaaaaaccccatcAAGAATGTATGGATGGTATGGAAGCGTAAGCAGGTAACCAAAAAATACTTACTTGACTTTTGTCATACTTTAGCAAATGTgtaaaattaaaattataataaATGAATGAATAAATAGAAGTAACAAAACCCTACCTATTTAACATCTCTTTCTCCTCTCTGATTATATACGCACACATACAGACAAGACACAAATGGAGTTCTTTGAAAACCATATCAACATCACCTAAAAAGCTGGTTTAGAACATGCTTGTTCTCTCCTCCTCCCTCAACCTCACGCAACACCCCCCCCCTTCTCAGATCTTTATGATTTCCTTCACACACAACTCAACATAGCCTACACTCCTCAACTCACTGAAGAACCGGTGATTACCGACGACAAGTCCAGAAGAGAGAGAGACTTCAAGAGAGAGAGACGGCGAAGGGTTTCGGTGCCGCCGccgcggcggtggtggtggatcTTCACGACGGTGGCCGTAGCCACCGTGAGATACGGCGGTGATGGCGGTGAGACCCGACGGCTATCGGAGCCACGTCGGAAGCTGTACGGCGGTGGTGGTGCTCGGTCCGACAGATTTCTTGTCACGGATCAGGCTCGGGTTCAGCAGGTTTCATGTTCAAGCGGGTCGGGTCATGGTTCTATTCAACAGATTCAAGTTGGGTCCTGGTCGACTTAGTTCGGTGTCGGGTCAGACACGCGACTCCGGTGagcatttctttattttattatttcgGTTAAACTCGAAACGATTGCGCAGATTGTAATCAACataccttttttttattttgttttggttCGGATTGCTACAAATCAGGCTCGGCTCGATCATGGTTCGGGTTCACTCCGGTCAGCTTCGGGATCGGTCAACCGGTCAAAGCAAGTCAAGGCTGGTCAAACTTAGTCAACGGTTCGGTCTCGGGTTCGGTCAAAGGCGGTCAACAGCAGATCCGTTCGGTTTGGAGTTCAAGGAACGGGTCGACTCGGTcgaaccgagtcaactcggtcaaacctAGTCAACTCAGCGAGCCAACTCGGTCaacccggttgactcggtcaactcagtcaactctACGACCCGGAATgctatagttgcacgctagctaatgcacgttcttggaacgacactacggaatcacgctaggctagctttgcacaggaatgtcaaggtgagttcataacccccactttttactgttttacatttttataaaatgttttcgtgggtggaaagacatgcaagttttgcaaaatcacacaaggtttcgataaatgaatattgcatatttataaaccattttgcgacatgattttaacaaactcaaatggtttacgaaaagattatgctaaacatacaggttttataaaaacattagtgtttttcgaaacatgcatgagttttaataacacgaatgacgtgggcaaaggcccaaggacatgggcagaggcccaaggacatgaataactctcacattatacgttaactagggtatggttaagctagggaatgaactgttagatcaggtgagcgaatagtaatctctcttaagtgccattaatcttgtataagaccgagggcaaaagtggtagatctatcgggtgtagcgagccccactcttgggtccttgtgtggcccatgtagtgcttttgttgttctaaccgggtggaccgggggaaatccgctagggttgagtgcttcctatgtcgccacacatattaatgtccttgcaaaacattaatgatctgttcatagacgcttacataccagttttaatactcagattttcaaatgtttttaagattcatttgaagtaaactcacaaatacatggatttacaaactttggtaacgtttttcgaactatacctaagtaagaggacacgctgatcctgcttacaaaggttcgtttgggctcggcccattctctctcgtgcaatgcacaaagactctcgtgggctagactcataGTTTTCatatatatcatgccaagaaaatgattttactatattttctcagcaactttaaaaccggttatcaaaaagatttattttaaatcttttcaaaacaaactatgaactcgctcaactttatgttgactttttcgcatgttctttctca belongs to Helianthus annuus cultivar XRQ/B chromosome 5, HanXRQr2.0-SUNRISE, whole genome shotgun sequence and includes:
- the LOC110938735 gene encoding uncharacterized protein LOC110938735 encodes the protein MAVRPDGYRSHVGSCTAVVVLGPTDFLSRIRLGFSRFHVQAGRVMVLFNRFKLGPGRLSSVSGQTRDSGSARSWFGFTPVSFGIGQPVKASQGWSNLVNGSVSGSVKGGQQQIRSVWSSRNGSTRSNRVNSVKPSQLSEPTRSTRLTRSTQSTLRPGML